The genomic interval GGAACATGACGCAGGAGGAGTGGCGGCTCCTGCACGCGAACCCGCTGGTGTTGACCGCATCACAGGTCCCGGCGGCAGTAGGTGCGGATCGGTACTGCACGCGCTACATGCTGTACCATCGCAAGAAGGGCAATCTTTCATGGCCGGACGAATCGTTGCGATTCGCTGTTGGCCACGCGCTGGAACCGGTTATCGCGGATGCGTTCGCGCGCGAGACCGGCTATACGGTTCGCGACCCCGGCGAGTACGCGGCCATCCAGCATCCTGCTCACCCGTGGCTCTGGGCCACGCCGGATATTATCGCTGAGATAGACGGGGTGGATATCCCCGTCGAAATCAAGACGACGGAATCGTTTACGGAAGCGGCGAAATCGTTTTCGACGGGCAATACGCCGCTCCAGTACGATGTTCAGATCCAAATGCAGATGTACATAATGAATTCCCCGTTCGCCTATGCGGTATGCATGCGCGGCCTCGGATCGCGCGGGCTGGATATCGTCCGCGTGGAACGCGACGACGAACTGATAAACGGTTGCGTTGTCGCGGCCCATCAGTTTTTAGGCGATATTGCGGCTGGCCGCGAACCGGAACCGGGCGGCACGGACGCCGACTCCGACGCCATTCGACATCTGTATCCAGCCGACGACGGCGGCACGGTCACGCTCGATGTTGATGAATGGCGCGAACGGCTCGAACGGCTCGAACAGGCCAAGCGTGAAGCAAAAGCGATCAATGACGTGATCTGCGAGATTGAAAACCAGTTGAAGGCTGCCATCGGCGATCACACCTACGCCGTGTGCGGCGACGTGTCGTTTTCGTACCGGACACAGGAACGAAAAGGTTATGTTGTCCAGCCAACCATTTTCCGCGCGTTGCGGAAAGTATCAAAAAAGGAGAATGAATCATGACAACCAACGAAACGAATGATAATAGCCAATCCCAGTCCAAGGCTGTCGCGCAAATTGCCATGGGCGAGCGCGGCGT from Candidatus Hydrogenedentota bacterium carries:
- a CDS encoding YqaJ viral recombinase family protein → NMTQEEWRLLHANPLVLTASQVPAAVGADRYCTRYMLYHRKKGNLSWPDESLRFAVGHALEPVIADAFARETGYTVRDPGEYAAIQHPAHPWLWATPDIIAEIDGVDIPVEIKTTESFTEAAKSFSTGNTPLQYDVQIQMQMYIMNSPFAYAVCMRGLGSRGLDIVRVERDDELINGCVVAAHQFLGDIAAGREPEPGGTDADSDAIRHLYPADDGGTVTLDVDEWRERLERLEQAKREAKAINDVICEIENQLKAAIGDHTYAVCGDVSFSYRTQERKGYVVQPTIFRALRKVSKKENES